A segment of the Cystobacter fuscus DSM 2262 genome:
CTCCACGGACACCGGCCCGGGCTGGCCGGGGACGGTGATGTTCCGCGGCTCGACGGTGGCGGGGTTGGGCGCGAGCTCGGTGATGGGCGGGTCGGCGACCATCATCCGCTGAAGCTCGGGAGACACCTTCGCGTCGGCCAGGGCCTGGGCGCGCTCGAAGGAGCCGGGCTCGGTGGAGAAGACCTCCGCGGCCGCCGTGCCCGACATGGAGCCGGCCTCGCGGTAGTGCGGCTGCTCGCGCAGGTAGGCCTTCATGTCCTCGTAGCTCTTGCCGCTGCTCGGGTCGTGCACCCGCTCGCCCTCGCGCACCACCACGTGGCCCGTCTGGCCCTCGGTGCCCGCGCGCGAGTCCTCGAGGAACACCAGCTCCGAGCGGCGCTGCTGCTCGGGGGTGCTCTTGTTCACCCAGTCCGCTGCCTGGTCGAGGCAGTTGACCTGGCCGTCCTTCGAGTTCTCGGTGAACAGCGAGGACGCGGGCGCGCCCTGGCCGTCCAGGTTCAGCGTGTTCTTCGGGGCAGCCGGCTCGAAGGTGGACTTCTGCTGCGCCGCCGTGCGGCTCGCGGCCTCCGCCGCCGCCTGCCGAGCCGCGGCCTCCGCCGCCCGCCTTGCCGCCTCCGCCGCCGCCCGTCTCGCCGCCTCCTCCGCCGCACGCCGTGCCGCTGCCGCCGCCGCCGCGCCTCCATCCCCCACGCGTCCAGCACTCATGGTGTCATCTCCTTGACCGATTCACCGACCGTGAGGTCATTTCGGACCCGATCGAACCCTCTATTCTCGGCGACCGAGGGGCGATGTTGCTACTCCTTGGCGACCTGGAGCACGAGCTTGCCCGTGTTCTCGCCCTTGAAGAGCTTCAGCAGGGTGTCGGGGAAGGTCTGCAGACCCTGGACGATGTCCTCGCGCGACTTGAGCTTGCCGGCGGCCCTCCAGCCGGCCATCTCGCGCACCGCCTCGCCGTAGCGCTCGGCGTAGTCGAACACCACCATGCCCGTCATGCTGGCGCGATTGACCAGCAGGGACATGTAGTTGGCCGGACCCTTCACCGGACCCGTGTTGTTGTACTGCGAGATGGCACCGCAGATGACGATACGCGCGCCGCGCGCGAGCCGGGTGAGCACCGCATCGAGGATGTCACCGCCGACGTTGTCGAAGTAGACGTCCACGCCCTTGGGGCAGTGCGTGCGCAGCGCGCTCTTGACGTCCTCGGACTTGTAGTCGATGGCGGCGTCGAAGCCGAGCTCGTCCACGATGTACCGGCACTTGTCGGCCCCGCCGGCGATGCCCACGACGCGGCATCCCTTGAGCTTGGCGATCTGCCCGACCACCGTGCCCACGGCACCGGCCGCCCCCGAGACGACGACGGTGTCCCCCGGCTTCGGCTTGCCGATGTCGAGCAGGCCGAAATAGGCCGTCAAGCCGGGCATGCCGAGGGTGCCAAGATGGACCGGCAGCGGAGCTACCCGCGGGTCGACCTTGGCGACGTCCTTCCCATTGGAGAGGGCGTACTCCTGCACGCCGAAGTGGCCGATGACGTAGTCACCCGCCACGAATCCAGGGTGCTTGCTGGAGACGACCCGGCCCGCGCCTCCGGCGCGCATCACCTCGCCGATGGCCACGGGCGGGATATAGGACTTGCCCTCGTTCATCCATCCGCGCATGGCCGGGTCGAGCGAGAGGTAGAGCACCTTGACCAGCAGCTCGCCGTCCCCCGGCTCGCGAACAGGCTCCTCGGTGTAGTTCCAGTCCTCGCGCTTCGGCATGCCCACCGGACGAGCGGCGAGGCGGAATTGATGATTGGTGGTGTTCATGATGGCGGGCTTATAACGCTCCGGCATCCCAATCAATGGAAGCGATTGCTGGAGTCCGGGGCCCCCGAGCAGGTCCTCGGGCAGCCCCATCGCTTCATGAGTCGTTAGCGTTCAATAGCTCGCGTCATAGCCGACGCCGGTCCTGAGAGACAACCAGGTCTCGTCGCAACGATGATGTGTCCTCATACCGCGCGGTTTCGACCGCCTCCAGGGTGGCGAAGGGCACCCCGGCCAAACCAATGACGCTCAGGTCTCCTGAGGACAGCGCGTTGCGGTTGGCGTCGAAGGGGGTGCCGCTCTTCCTCTCCAGCGTGATTGTTCCATCCGAGCTCTGAGCGGTGGACGGGACCGCCGTCTCACTGGAGGTATCGAGTTCCGGCTGGCCGGAGACGGTGTCAAAGGGATCGAAGCGATGCACGAAAGGGCTGGGAGCCGCGTGTTGCTCCGGGCCGTGTCACTCGAGTTCCCAGACACCCTCTCTGGCATCGCCGAACCACTTGGGGCTCGCGGCTCACCTCGGAGGCAAGATGCCCCGCCGATGAGGTTCCCTCCCGAGGGGAGGGACCCTGTGCGTCTCGTCGTTACATCGTCACGTCGAAGGAGCCCAACGTCAACCAGCCCCCCCGGTCCTGGCCCTGCTTCGCATTGGCGAAGCTGACGGGCTTGCCATTGGACAACGGATTCACGACCCGCATGAGCAGCTTGTAGCCGGTGCCCGCGCTCAGCCCGTGGGCCGCACTGAAGCTCTTCGTGGAGGCCGCGCTTCCAGGCTGGATTCCGGGCAGGTTCACCTGGGTCGTCCCCAGGGTCTTCACCACGGTGTTGGACGCGTTCAAGACGATGAACTCCAACTTCCAGTCATAATAGAAGGGGGCGACCCCCCGGTTCTCGAGGTTGATGTCCACGGACAGCTGGGTGGAGGTCGTGGGATTGGGCAGCCGGACCGAGGAGACGAACAGCTCGTATCCCAGCAGCTTCTGCGCCCGGAGGGCATTGTTCCTCTGCGTGGAGCTCAGCGCGTTGTTGAACATCCAGTTGTTGAGCAGCCACGTGGCATGAGTGGTCTTGATCGCGGTCTCTTCGTTCTCGGTGGGCGTGCCGTAGTAGTACTCCACCGGGTTGGGCCAGCTGTTCCACATCGTGGACTGCATCTCCGGCCGCTGCTCTCCCCCCATCGGTCGGCGGCGCCAGTTCTCCGTGAGGCCGGCGCTCTGCATCTTGGGCCAGAAGTGCCAGCTCACGCCTGGCAGCGTCTCATAGGCGAACGAGTCATCGTGGTAGCCGAAGTCATTCTTGTAGGTCGAGCTGGCCAACGGGTCGCGCACCAGCACGTGAGTCCGGGTGAAGGCGGACTTGTACCGAGCCAGCAGCCGATCCTTGTTCGCCTGGGACATCTCCCAGTTCGGCTTGCCATCGGACGTGTCCGAGTCCTGCGGGTAGGTGTGCCACTCGCCCCAGTACCCATACAGGCCCGCCGTCACGTAGGCGACCCGCGCATCCCCGTCGATGTGTTGGCCGAGCGCGCCAATGAAAGACTCCAGCGCCTTGATCAGATTGCCGTTATTCCAATCCGGCGCCTTGCTGCTCGAGTTTCCATAGTCTGAGTAGGATCGCATGGGCAGGCCCTCGTTGATGAGGAACTGGGGCGTGGCCACGGCCTGGCTCGGGTAGTCGAGGTAGATGCGAAAGACAATCTGATTGCCCCGGCTGGCCGCCGCGGCCATCGCACTGTCGAGCCCGGCCCAGTTATACGAGTAGGTCCCCGACGAGGAGTTGCCTCCCGTCATCAGTGAATTCAATGGCAGGTAATACCACTCCATGCTGTACGGGACGTTATTGGTGGCCGCTCCGAACGGCACGAAGCCCTTGAGGGGATTGGACTCGAGCCCCGGTGCGTTCGCGTTGTAGGTCTGGCCTTCCCATGCGCCCGAGGCCGCGGGGGCGGAGGTGGAGGTGGCGAGCGCCACCGAAAGCGTGAGCGCGAGGGCGCGCGGCGGGGACAGCGACATGTCGTTCTCCTCGAAGCAGAGGGGGTTCGAGGCGAAGTATGCTTCCAGTTCTTCCTTGAATTCCAGTGAAAACCTTCTCGGACGGAATGGTCGAACTGATATCTTTCACCTTCTGCTTCTCCCGCTGCGACCAGCCCGTCTTCGTGGGGGAACAAGACGCTGGGGCCCGAGCATCGTCCACGTGCTCGGGGGCCGCGGGAAGGTCTGGTTCTCGCGTCCCTGGACCACGAGGCTCGCGGCGCCCGTCCACGGGGTGCCCGCGAGCGTTGGGACGCTCAGGGAGTGAGCTGCGCGCTGGCGCAGGCGCTCGCGTACGAGCCCTCGCACAGCTGCGCGGCCGTCCAGAACTTGTCGGCGAGCACCGTGCTCTTCACGTTCTCCTTGGTGACGGCCACGGGGGTCAGCAGGATGGAGGGCACGTCCTTGGTTCCGTTGTTCACCTTGCCGTTGATGCGCTCGGCCGGTGGCTTCTCGCCGCGCAGCAGCGCCACGGCCACCTCGGCGGCGATCCCCGCCTCGAGCTTGATGGCCAGGTAGACCGTCATGTACTGCTCGCCCGTGAGGATGCGCTGGACGGCCGTCAGCTCCGCGTCCTGGCCCGTCACGGGGGGCAGGGGGTCCATTCCCGCGGCCTTCATCGCCGCGATGGCTCCACCGGCCATGCCGTCGTTGGCCGAGTACACGCCGATGATCTTGTCCTTGCCGAGCCGGGTGATGGCCTGCTCCATCTGCTGCTGCGCCTTGTCGGGGCTCCAGTCCGGGGTGTCGTACTCGGCGCCCACCGTGAGCCCGCTGCCATCGATGATGCCGTGGGCGCCGGACTTGTAGAACCGGGAGCTGTCGTCGGTGGGCGCACCGTGGAGCATCACGAGGGTGCCCTGCGTCTTGCCGTCCGCCTTGAGCTTGTCCACCAGGGCCTGGCCCTGCAGCCTGCCCACCTGCTCGTTGTCGAAGGAGATGTAGTAGTCCACGTCCGCGTTGAGGACGAGGCGCTCGTAGCTGAGCACCGCCACCTTCGACTGGCGGGCGCGCGCGACGATGGCCGCCGCGGCGCCGGAGTCCACGGGATCCAGCACGAGCACCTTGGCGCCGTTGACCAGGGCGGCTTCGGCCTGGTCCTGCTGCTTGGCGACGCTCTGGTCGGCGTTGCTGTAGAGCACCTCGCAGTCCGCGCACAGCTCCTTCACGCGACGCTCGAAGTGCGGCCGATCATGGCTCTCGTAACGTGCCGTCTTGGACTCCGGCAGCAGCAGGGCGATCTTCCCGCCCGAGGGGGCCTTGGCCGGGGCCGTGGCGCCCGGCGCCTCGGGCTGCTCGCGCTTGCATCCGGGAGCCGCGAGCAGCAGTGCGGCGAGCAGGCCCGCGGTGCGGCGGGTGGACAGGGGGGGGGTTGGGCTCATGCGTGGGTCTCTTGGAGTGGGGGAAAACCGGTCGCTCCGCCCGGAGGTTACCCCCGCGCCACCACCTCCGCGAGACAGTGCGGGCAGAACTCGCGGCCCCTCACCAGGGGTTGGCCGCAGCCGCCGCATCGCTCCAGCGAGGGCAGGCGGCAGGCCGCGTCGTCCGGGCCGCATTTGGGCGCACCCGGCGGCCCCGCCTCGCGCGCCAGGTGCTGGCGCACCGCCTCGTCCTCCAGGTGCAACCAGCCGGACAACCTCCGGCGGTTGCTGGAGAGCAGCTCGAAGGCGTTGCGCGCCAGCGGCATCAGCGCGGGGCTCGACAGCCGCAGCGCCCACTCCCGGTAGTCCTCCAACGCCCAGAGCACCATCAGCCATGCCTGGGTGTCCCGGTAGACGCCCCCCTCGTCATCCACCACGAGCAGTTCCTCCCGGCCGCCAGAGCGCCGCAGCTCGGGAAAGCGCCGCGCCGCCTCCTCGCCTCCCGAGGCGAGGCACTCGAGCGCGACCCACGTGGACTGCGCCTCCAACCACCGCGCGCAGCTCACACAGAAGCCACATGTCTCGTCATACAGCACGCAGAGGGCTCGCATGGCTCACCTCACGTGGCCTTCACGGTGGCCGGCATCCTGGTGAATTCGCGCGGCGCCACGGGGGGCGGCATCTGGCGCACCATGGCCGAGCGGCGGATGCGGTTGAAGACGTACAGGTTGAAGAAGTGCATGCCGCCGAGCATCACCAGCACCTTGCCGAGCTTGGCGCAGACCAGCTCGATGATTTCCTGCAACGTCCAGATGGTCTGGTGCTCCTTGAGCGCCAGGGCCACGAAGCCGATGTTCATCAGGTAGAAGCCCACCACCAGCAGGTGGTTGACGGAGTCCGCCAGCACCTCCTTGCCCAGGAAGGCCTCATGCAGGAAGGGCGCACCGTTGCGCTGCAGCGTGCGCGCCACCCAGATGGTCAGCGTGATGCTCACGAGCAGGTAGACCAGGTAGGCCGCCACCATGAACTGGCTCGACACGGCTCCCGGGGTGATGTTCGTCTCCATGGCTTCTCTCCCTCGGGGAAGCGCGGCCGCCCGGGGCTCCAGTGCCCTCGTGGTGGGGTGCCGCTCTTCCCTTTCGCGGGGGAATACCGGGAGGGAAATTCGCGGTTGCGGGGTGCCTTTTGATTTCAGGGCCGCCAGGCGTGGAGCTGGAGGCCCAGCTCGATGGCCGGTGGGAGGAGCATCAGGACCACCCCCCACCACAGCCAGGGCTCGCGGGAGAGTGCCCGCTGGCGCCGCCAGGCCTCCAGGACGGCGACACAGAGCAGGTAGAGCGTCCCCAATTCCAGCAGCCCTCCAAGCAGCGGCATGAAGTGGGGCAAGGACAGGCCCGCCGACCACGCGAGC
Coding sequences within it:
- a CDS encoding NADP-dependent oxidoreductase — encoded protein: MNTTNHQFRLAARPVGMPKREDWNYTEEPVREPGDGELLVKVLYLSLDPAMRGWMNEGKSYIPPVAIGEVMRAGGAGRVVSSKHPGFVAGDYVIGHFGVQEYALSNGKDVAKVDPRVAPLPVHLGTLGMPGLTAYFGLLDIGKPKPGDTVVVSGAAGAVGTVVGQIAKLKGCRVVGIAGGADKCRYIVDELGFDAAIDYKSEDVKSALRTHCPKGVDVYFDNVGGDILDAVLTRLARGARIVICGAISQYNNTGPVKGPANYMSLLVNRASMTGMVVFDYAERYGEAVREMAGWRAAGKLKSREDIVQGLQTFPDTLLKLFKGENTGKLVLQVAKE
- a CDS encoding DUF4832 domain-containing protein, which codes for MSLSPPRALALTLSVALATSTSAPAASGAWEGQTYNANAPGLESNPLKGFVPFGAATNNVPYSMEWYYLPLNSLMTGGNSSSGTYSYNWAGLDSAMAAAASRGNQIVFRIYLDYPSQAVATPQFLINEGLPMRSYSDYGNSSSKAPDWNNGNLIKALESFIGALGQHIDGDARVAYVTAGLYGYWGEWHTYPQDSDTSDGKPNWEMSQANKDRLLARYKSAFTRTHVLVRDPLASSTYKNDFGYHDDSFAYETLPGVSWHFWPKMQSAGLTENWRRRPMGGEQRPEMQSTMWNSWPNPVEYYYGTPTENEETAIKTTHATWLLNNWMFNNALSSTQRNNALRAQKLLGYELFVSSVRLPNPTTSTQLSVDINLENRGVAPFYYDWKLEFIVLNASNTVVKTLGTTQVNLPGIQPGSAASTKSFSAAHGLSAGTGYKLLMRVVNPLSNGKPVSFANAKQGQDRGGWLTLGSFDVTM
- a CDS encoding ABC transporter substrate-binding protein, whose product is MSPTPPLSTRRTAGLLAALLLAAPGCKREQPEAPGATAPAKAPSGGKIALLLPESKTARYESHDRPHFERRVKELCADCEVLYSNADQSVAKQQDQAEAALVNGAKVLVLDPVDSGAAAAIVARARQSKVAVLSYERLVLNADVDYYISFDNEQVGRLQGQALVDKLKADGKTQGTLVMLHGAPTDDSSRFYKSGAHGIIDGSGLTVGAEYDTPDWSPDKAQQQMEQAITRLGKDKIIGVYSANDGMAGGAIAAMKAAGMDPLPPVTGQDAELTAVQRILTGEQYMTVYLAIKLEAGIAAEVAVALLRGEKPPAERINGKVNNGTKDVPSILLTPVAVTKENVKSTVLADKFWTAAQLCEGSYASACASAQLTP
- a CDS encoding thiol-disulfide oxidoreductase DCC family protein; the protein is MRALCVLYDETCGFCVSCARWLEAQSTWVALECLASGGEEAARRFPELRRSGGREELLVVDDEGGVYRDTQAWLMVLWALEDYREWALRLSSPALMPLARNAFELLSSNRRRLSGWLHLEDEAVRQHLAREAGPPGAPKCGPDDAACRLPSLERCGGCGQPLVRGREFCPHCLAEVVARG